From a single Brassica napus cultivar Da-Ae chromosome C9, Da-Ae, whole genome shotgun sequence genomic region:
- the LOC106370583 gene encoding uncharacterized protein LOC106370583 codes for MPTELCRCTNPSVPDMLREEERSAEKKNRKNKETKSETKEEKRAEKDEKILPEEKNTTSVALPCIDKLRDELSCAICLEICYEPSTTTCGHRNGKYCTVNTVLWNTIQLMFPKEVEA; via the exons ATGCCTACGGAGCTTTGCAGATGTACAAATCCTTCAGTGCCAG ATATGTTACGGGAAG AGGAAAGATCTGCAGAGAAGAAGAATAGAAAGAACAAGGAGACAaaatcagaaacaaaagaagagaagagagcagAAAAGGATGAGAAGATCTTGCCAGAGGAGAAGAACACAACTTCTGTTGCGCTTCCTTGCATTGATAAGCTTCGAGACGAGTTGTCTTGTGCA ATTTGTCTTGAGATTTGTTATGAACCAAGTACTACAACTTGTGGACACAG AAATGGCAAATACTGCACGGTTAATACAGTTCTTTGGAACACAATCCAGCTTATGTTCCCTAAAGAAGTGGAAGCATAG